Proteins co-encoded in one bacterium genomic window:
- the dnaK gene encoding molecular chaperone DnaK, with product MGKVVGIDLGTTNSVVAVMDGDQPTVVTNSEGARTTPSVVAFTKDGERLVGTVAKRQGVLNSEATVYSAKRFVGRKYDEVSEEMKIVPYKVKAGENGAVRFEIRGKDYAPEEISAQILRKLVKDAAAHLGEKITDAVITVPAYFNDAQRQATKDAGRIAGLNVLRVVNEPTAAALAYGMDKKKSETVMVFDLGGGTFDVSVLDVGDGVCEVRSTAGDTHLGGDDFDKAIVDWLADEFKRDQGIDLRQDRQALQRLYEAAERAKCELSSTMTTTISLPFITADASGPKHLNIELTRSKFDQLTAKLVERCMGPVKQALADAKLAAPDIDEVILVGGSTRIPAVQDLVKKLTGGKQPNMSVNPDEVVAIGAAAQGGILSGDVKDVLLLDVTPLSLGVETLGGVMTKIVERNTTIPVHRSEIFSTADDNQPAVEIVILQGEREMARDNRVLGTFKLEGIRPAPRGVPQIEVAFDIDANGILSVSAHDKSTGKEQKITISDSANLEQGDIDRMVKDAEAHASEDKKRREAIEARNQLDSLAYQVEKALNEMGDAAPSHEKGRAEMLIQEARQAIKDEAPIDRIRSLMSDLQQVAAGLQQGAAHAHSGAETPAGTGARSDSDVVDAEFKEM from the coding sequence ATGGGTAAAGTTGTTGGAATCGACTTGGGTACTACGAATTCGGTGGTTGCGGTGATGGATGGCGACCAGCCGACAGTTGTGACAAACTCTGAAGGTGCGCGGACCACACCATCGGTCGTCGCGTTTACGAAAGACGGCGAACGCCTCGTCGGTACGGTGGCGAAGCGCCAGGGCGTCCTGAATTCCGAGGCCACCGTGTACTCGGCCAAGCGCTTCGTCGGCCGCAAGTACGACGAAGTCAGCGAAGAAATGAAGATCGTCCCCTACAAGGTGAAGGCGGGGGAGAACGGCGCGGTGCGCTTCGAGATTCGTGGCAAGGACTATGCGCCAGAGGAAATCAGCGCGCAGATCCTGCGGAAGCTCGTCAAGGACGCCGCCGCGCATCTGGGCGAGAAGATCACCGATGCCGTCATTACGGTGCCGGCGTACTTCAATGATGCCCAGCGTCAAGCCACGAAGGACGCGGGCAGGATCGCGGGGTTGAATGTCCTGCGAGTTGTGAACGAGCCGACGGCCGCCGCCTTGGCCTACGGTATGGACAAGAAGAAGAGTGAAACCGTCATGGTCTTTGATCTCGGCGGCGGAACCTTCGACGTGTCCGTTCTGGACGTCGGCGACGGGGTCTGCGAGGTTCGTTCGACCGCCGGCGATACGCACCTGGGTGGCGACGACTTCGACAAGGCCATCGTCGATTGGCTGGCTGACGAGTTCAAACGCGACCAGGGAATCGACCTTCGCCAGGATCGCCAGGCACTGCAGCGACTCTACGAAGCTGCCGAGCGCGCCAAGTGCGAGCTGTCCTCGACCATGACGACGACGATCAGTCTTCCGTTCATCACCGCCGACGCCAGTGGACCGAAGCACCTGAATATCGAGCTGACCCGCTCGAAGTTCGATCAACTGACGGCAAAACTGGTTGAGCGCTGCATGGGGCCGGTCAAGCAGGCTCTCGCGGACGCGAAGCTGGCCGCCCCGGACATTGACGAAGTCATCCTGGTTGGTGGCTCGACTCGAATCCCGGCTGTTCAGGACCTGGTCAAGAAGCTGACAGGCGGGAAGCAACCCAACATGTCCGTGAATCCGGACGAAGTGGTTGCCATCGGAGCGGCCGCTCAGGGCGGCATCCTCTCCGGCGATGTGAAGGACGTGCTGCTGCTGGACGTGACGCCGCTCAGCCTGGGTGTAGAGACCCTCGGCGGGGTGATGACCAAGATCGTCGAGCGCAACACGACCATCCCCGTGCATCGGTCGGAGATCTTCTCGACAGCCGACGACAATCAGCCTGCCGTTGAGATCGTGATCCTGCAGGGCGAACGCGAAATGGCCCGCGATAACCGTGTGCTTGGAACGTTCAAGCTCGAAGGCATTCGTCCGGCGCCGCGGGGCGTGCCGCAGATCGAAGTCGCGTTTGACATCGACGCCAATGGCATCCTCAGTGTCTCCGCCCATGACAAATCCACGGGCAAGGAACAGAAAATCACCATCTCCGATTCGGCCAATCTGGAACAGGGCGACATCGACCGGATGGTGAAGGACGCCGAGGCGCACGCCTCCGAAGATAAGAAGCGGCGCGAAGCCATCGAAGCCCGCAACCAGCTCGATTCACTGGCCTACCAGGTTGAAAAGGCCCTGAACGAGATGGGAGATGCCGCTCCTTCGCACGAGAAGGGACGCGCCGAGATGCTGATTCAGGAAGCGCGGCAGGCCATCAAGGATGAGGCCCCGATCGACAGGATTCGCAGCCTGATGAGCGATCTGCAGCAGGTGGCCGCTGGCTTGCAACAGGGAGCCGCGCACGCACATTCCGGTGCAGAAACACCGGCTGGAACCGGAGCTCGCAGCGACTCCGATGTCGTCGATGCGGAGTTCAAGGAAATGTAG
- a CDS encoding nucleotide exchange factor GrpE has protein sequence MRKKRKKKPEEQPLPEATIEDISPEGAEELPSEEIADEFKEKWMRAAAEVANLRKRMTREVELARLRERESVLRGFLDVLDNFDRALGMQGAEANEWIDGFGAIRAQMLETLRRFGAEPFDAIGEQFDPNIHEAIATAHIPEKDEGEVVDEIQTGYRFSDGTILRPAKVIVVRHG, from the coding sequence ATGAGAAAGAAGCGCAAAAAGAAGCCCGAAGAGCAGCCATTACCGGAGGCGACCATCGAAGACATCTCGCCGGAAGGCGCGGAGGAACTGCCGTCCGAAGAAATCGCCGACGAGTTCAAGGAGAAGTGGATGCGCGCGGCCGCCGAGGTCGCGAACTTGCGCAAGCGCATGACGCGCGAAGTCGAACTGGCGCGTCTGCGCGAGCGTGAATCGGTGCTGCGAGGGTTCCTCGACGTACTGGACAACTTCGACAGAGCACTCGGAATGCAGGGCGCCGAGGCGAACGAGTGGATCGACGGCTTCGGTGCAATCCGTGCGCAGATGCTCGAGACTCTCCGACGGTTCGGAGCGGAACCCTTCGATGCGATTGGCGAGCAGTTCGATCCGAACATCCACGAAGCCATTGCGACGGCCCACATCCCGGAAAAGGACGAAGGCGAGGTCGTCGACGAAATCCAGACCGGCTACCGGTTTTCAGATGGGACGATCCTCCGGCCCGCAAAGGTCATCGTCGTCCGGCACGGGTGA
- a CDS encoding glycosyltransferase produces MPQDVTASMFLRWIGLHGRLAAQLASADSGGIASKWRHEASRSAARPLLLYSQVAWDDVWQRPQEMAVGLAKHRPVLFCSPVQLHQVAGPLQGRWQSSRVMADGKLLVASPLILTGEYRAAPVRALNRRILVAYLRKVLGGLEVDFLTNSPFADYLVPALRPKHVGYDLIDDFCAFDWAPSDGREREQRLLKAHDFAFAGTNSLKEKFAPQIAGLEFLPSGVDFDKMTRPAKEPAELIDLPRPRLLYVGTLNDRLSGELIDATARRFPQASIVLVGPRRAAFRAPRFPDNVHEIGLKPHGDLPAFYQHCDLGIMPFADNEAARAINPVKTLEFLACGLPVISTPVPDVERFYVPPVVIAQPSDWPDRIAEMLAEDSDEARTARRDFARGRSWEALVKKVEAKLRALDGGGAAP; encoded by the coding sequence ATGCCCCAAGACGTTACAGCCAGCATGTTCCTGCGTTGGATTGGCCTGCACGGCCGCCTGGCGGCGCAATTGGCGTCTGCGGATTCGGGCGGAATTGCGTCGAAATGGCGCCATGAGGCCAGCAGAAGTGCCGCCCGCCCACTCCTTCTGTATTCCCAAGTAGCCTGGGATGACGTCTGGCAGCGCCCCCAGGAAATGGCGGTCGGCCTCGCGAAGCACCGGCCCGTTCTGTTCTGCTCGCCCGTCCAATTGCATCAGGTCGCCGGTCCTCTGCAGGGTCGTTGGCAATCGTCGCGTGTGATGGCCGATGGCAAGCTCCTGGTCGCGTCGCCGCTGATCTTGACCGGAGAGTACCGCGCTGCCCCCGTCCGAGCACTGAATCGGCGAATTCTCGTCGCCTACCTGCGGAAAGTCCTCGGCGGGCTCGAAGTCGACTTCCTTACAAACTCTCCATTCGCCGATTACCTGGTTCCGGCGCTTAGGCCGAAACACGTCGGGTACGATTTGATCGATGACTTCTGCGCCTTCGACTGGGCTCCATCGGATGGGCGCGAACGCGAGCAGCGATTGTTGAAAGCGCACGACTTTGCCTTCGCCGGCACGAATTCGCTTAAGGAGAAATTCGCGCCGCAAATCGCCGGGCTGGAATTCCTTCCCAGCGGCGTCGATTTCGACAAGATGACTCGCCCCGCGAAGGAGCCCGCCGAGCTGATCGACCTTCCGCGGCCGCGCTTGCTATACGTCGGGACGCTCAACGATCGCCTTTCGGGCGAACTGATTGACGCAACCGCCCGGCGCTTTCCGCAAGCCTCCATCGTCTTGGTCGGCCCACGCCGAGCGGCCTTTCGGGCGCCTCGCTTTCCAGACAATGTCCACGAGATCGGTCTGAAACCGCACGGCGATCTGCCGGCGTTCTACCAGCATTGCGATCTGGGCATCATGCCGTTTGCCGACAACGAGGCCGCCCGCGCGATCAATCCGGTGAAGACGCTCGAGTTTCTTGCCTGTGGGTTGCCGGTAATCTCCACGCCAGTTCCGGATGTCGAGCGTTTCTACGTTCCGCCGGTTGTTATCGCACAGCCCTCGGATTGGCCGGACCGGATTGCAGAGATGCTCGCTGAAGACTCCGATGAGGCACGTACCGCAAGGCGCGATTTCGCCCGTGGGCGCTCATGGGAGGCGCTGGTGAAGAAAGTGGAAGCGAAGCTTCGAGCGCTCGACGGCGGGGGAGCGGCGCCGTGA
- a CDS encoding acetyltransferase — MSIDPSARIHESAYVDEPCAIGAGTNIWHFTHVRSGAVIGEGCNIGQGVYIGQDVHVGNRCKIQNNVSVYEAVTLEDEVFCGPAMVFTNVINPRAAIERKNEFRPTLIRRGATLGANCTILCGITIGRHAFIAAGAVILRDVPDYALMTGVPAKRTGWMCRCGVRLREEDGHWTCPACACRYETVAGQDAIAPS, encoded by the coding sequence ATGTCGATCGACCCATCTGCACGAATCCACGAAAGCGCTTATGTCGACGAGCCATGTGCGATCGGCGCAGGAACAAACATCTGGCACTTCACTCATGTGCGTTCGGGCGCGGTGATCGGTGAGGGCTGCAACATTGGCCAGGGGGTCTACATCGGCCAGGATGTTCACGTCGGCAACCGCTGCAAGATCCAGAACAACGTCAGCGTCTACGAAGCAGTGACGCTTGAGGATGAAGTCTTCTGCGGGCCGGCAATGGTCTTCACAAACGTCATCAATCCCCGCGCCGCCATTGAGAGGAAGAATGAGTTCCGCCCGACGCTGATTCGGCGCGGCGCCACGCTCGGCGCGAACTGCACGATCCTTTGTGGAATCACGATCGGCCGCCACGCCTTCATCGCCGCGGGAGCAGTGATCTTGCGCGACGTGCCCGACTATGCTCTCATGACCGGCGTCCCGGCGAAGCGTACCGGCTGGATGTGTCGCTGCGGCGTTCGGCTGCGTGAGGAAGATGGGCACTGGACATGCCCGGCGTGCGCGTGCCGCTACGAAACTGTCGCCGGACAGGATGCAATCGCTCCGAGCTGA
- a CDS encoding Gfo/Idh/MocA family oxidoreductase, giving the protein MIGLGVVGLGGWGPNLLRNAANTQGAEVRIVCDANADRLAAVAQAQKSFDQTTELVDVLSRQDVDAVILATPAGLHFQHATAALEAGKHVLVEKPMALTAEEGRILVRRAKEVDRLLMVGHTFLYNDAVAEMKRLVDAGELGRVYSIMAERMSLGKIRDDVNAMWNLSPHDFSIVLHLLGEMPRRVWAKGGVFLPGSQLHDVVIATLEFPSGALVNVYSSWLNPIKIRRMTVVGDKKMLVYDDVSSDRMIVVYEKSVDSVPFDDPSGSFKKFQHHIRTGGEQVSDFEFREPLAQEIAHFADCIANGKTPRSDGEEGLRVLRVLEACQNSLESNGLPIELLP; this is encoded by the coding sequence ATGATTGGGTTGGGAGTTGTCGGATTGGGCGGCTGGGGGCCGAACCTGCTGCGAAACGCAGCGAATACTCAGGGCGCGGAAGTTCGCATCGTGTGCGACGCGAATGCCGATCGCCTGGCGGCCGTGGCGCAGGCCCAGAAATCGTTCGATCAAACAACCGAATTGGTGGACGTTCTGTCGCGCCAGGATGTCGATGCGGTGATTCTGGCCACTCCGGCGGGCCTGCACTTTCAGCACGCCACCGCTGCTCTCGAAGCCGGCAAGCATGTGCTTGTCGAGAAGCCGATGGCCTTGACGGCGGAAGAAGGGCGCATCCTGGTCCGGCGCGCTAAGGAAGTGGATCGCCTCCTGATGGTCGGACACACGTTCCTTTACAACGATGCAGTCGCCGAAATGAAGCGCCTCGTCGATGCCGGCGAGTTGGGCCGTGTCTACTCGATCATGGCCGAGCGCATGTCGCTCGGCAAGATTCGCGATGATGTAAATGCGATGTGGAACCTCAGCCCCCACGACTTCTCGATCGTGCTGCACCTGCTCGGCGAAATGCCGCGGCGTGTCTGGGCGAAGGGCGGAGTCTTCCTGCCTGGATCACAACTGCATGACGTGGTCATAGCGACGCTGGAATTCCCGTCCGGTGCGCTCGTGAATGTGTACAGTTCCTGGCTGAATCCAATCAAGATCCGCCGCATGACAGTGGTCGGCGATAAGAAGATGCTCGTGTACGACGATGTGTCCAGCGATCGGATGATCGTGGTGTACGAGAAGTCCGTCGACAGCGTGCCATTCGACGATCCTTCGGGCAGCTTCAAGAAATTCCAGCACCACATCCGAACGGGCGGCGAGCAGGTCTCCGACTTCGAGTTCCGCGAGCCATTGGCGCAGGAGATCGCACACTTCGCCGATTGTATCGCCAATGGCAAAACACCGCGATCGGATGGCGAAGAAGGTCTGCGTGTGCTGCGAGTCCTGGAAGCATGTCAGAATTCTCTGGAGTCCAACGGTTTGCCAATTGAGCTTCTTCCATAG
- a CDS encoding glycosyltransferase family 4 protein codes for MKFLFVTYRWGQELIGGAEIHHRRLIDDLVALGHSVEIWTTTGSKIAPVGHWGVRWEEGYPAGFMMENDVAVTRFPLAQPAEWRLKAAAKFLQRRIEAEWADIKEEFLDQLLAASDGTDVELLDGWHHAEIQPNRETWRWSWKRARVSVPEGFRGTVWINGIAPKSGRLSVHCGGRTLAEAQVHDHFSLTVPIDELPSRILEMRIGNPFQPIRDHRTLGVLVKEILFRPPDESTPMQRADLANDYRALGRRNGKTWWDHLWNAATRRPPWMSRLFDWLRGPRCPELWNALGTPPEDVDYVIAANLPWAVIPNVSQACPLPVLSMALWHMDDDYYYWSGYIDGLRASRFVLANTEFSAREFFTPRGIRAEFVGPGVPMPGRVAADFSSASWKESHGIASDEAVVLTICRKSAEKRYQLVSDAVGKLRQQDRLVRHVLIGPDADRREVSDHVVYLGRVSDDEIEQAYRACDVFALMSESESFGMVLAEAWLRGKPVIANEFCGPAASLIAPGEDGLVARDETTLADAIALLLDNSERAKTMGEAGRKKAEERFVQRAATERLLAAIDDLRR; via the coding sequence GTGAAATTCCTCTTCGTGACCTATCGTTGGGGACAGGAACTGATCGGGGGTGCGGAGATTCACCACCGGCGCCTGATTGACGATCTTGTGGCGCTTGGGCACTCGGTCGAGATCTGGACGACGACGGGATCGAAGATCGCGCCAGTGGGTCACTGGGGAGTCCGTTGGGAGGAAGGCTATCCGGCCGGTTTCATGATGGAGAACGATGTTGCTGTCACGCGCTTTCCACTCGCACAACCGGCAGAGTGGCGCCTGAAGGCCGCTGCGAAGTTTTTGCAGCGACGCATCGAGGCCGAGTGGGCAGACATCAAGGAGGAGTTCCTGGACCAATTGCTGGCGGCCAGCGACGGAACCGATGTGGAACTCCTCGACGGCTGGCATCATGCGGAAATCCAACCGAACCGTGAGACGTGGCGGTGGAGTTGGAAACGTGCCCGAGTGTCTGTGCCGGAGGGATTTCGCGGAACCGTCTGGATCAATGGAATCGCACCCAAGTCCGGTCGTTTGTCAGTGCATTGCGGCGGTCGAACCCTTGCAGAAGCACAGGTTCACGATCACTTCTCGTTGACTGTCCCCATCGATGAGTTGCCATCGCGTATTCTCGAAATGCGAATCGGCAATCCCTTTCAGCCGATCCGGGATCACCGCACGCTTGGCGTTCTGGTCAAAGAGATCCTCTTCCGCCCCCCGGATGAATCGACGCCCATGCAGCGCGCGGACCTGGCGAATGACTACCGCGCACTTGGCCGGCGGAATGGCAAGACCTGGTGGGATCACCTTTGGAATGCTGCGACTCGCCGGCCGCCATGGATGTCGCGCCTGTTCGACTGGCTGCGTGGCCCGAGGTGTCCGGAACTTTGGAATGCGCTGGGCACGCCGCCGGAGGATGTGGACTACGTGATCGCGGCGAACCTGCCGTGGGCTGTGATTCCGAACGTTTCGCAGGCTTGTCCGTTGCCGGTGCTCTCGATGGCGCTCTGGCACATGGACGACGATTACTACTACTGGTCGGGATACATCGATGGACTGCGCGCCAGTCGATTCGTCTTGGCGAACACGGAATTCTCTGCTCGCGAGTTCTTCACCCCGCGAGGCATTCGTGCCGAATTTGTAGGTCCAGGCGTACCGATGCCCGGCAGGGTTGCAGCGGATTTCTCTTCCGCGTCTTGGAAGGAATCGCATGGCATTGCGTCGGATGAAGCCGTGGTGCTGACGATTTGTCGGAAGAGCGCGGAGAAGCGCTATCAGCTCGTCTCGGATGCCGTCGGTAAACTCCGCCAACAAGATCGACTCGTGCGACACGTTCTGATCGGTCCCGATGCCGATCGACGTGAAGTTTCTGATCATGTTGTCTATCTCGGGCGCGTGTCTGACGATGAGATCGAACAAGCCTATCGTGCGTGCGATGTGTTTGCGCTGATGTCCGAAAGCGAGAGCTTCGGCATGGTGCTGGCCGAGGCCTGGTTGCGCGGCAAACCCGTGATCGCAAACGAGTTCTGCGGCCCTGCGGCATCGCTGATCGCGCCGGGCGAAGATGGGCTCGTCGCCCGCGACGAAACGACGCTGGCGGATGCGATCGCGTTGCTGCTTGATAATTCGGAGCGGGCGAAAACGATGGGCGAAGCCGGTCGCAAGAAGGCCGAAGAGCGTTTCGTTCAACGCGCGGCGACGGAGCGATTACTCGCGGCCATTGACGATTTGCGCCGCTGA
- a CDS encoding GAF domain-containing protein: MTAPVSALAQDIRIAHALLDISHAVGSVMEFDRILDTICGITARVMDTQTCSVYLLDEEKPDFLVLRATHGLSRAEELGVRGFDLGDGVTGWAASHNQTVALADARHDERYARLDDTQEETRLMAYLCTPLRIQEEVVGVLSVRRERCVEWSQEEIVFAEIIAKQVAIVLEKARLYVEKMEAERLAAIGISLSEVAHYIKNVLQTMTGGEYFVESGLRNGDVSKTERGWQLLKRSNGKIRALVLNMLNYSRGTQVELERGDLNALIANLAREVEENTMQRGVRLGVAIDELIPSIMFDEQALYDALLNLVTNALDALPAGHPDPEVKIVSRLDLSAGCARIQVSDNGSGIPEEVQAKMFNLFYSTKGHGGTGIGLAVTKKIVDEHGGRIFFETQKDVGTTFTIELPIKH, encoded by the coding sequence ATGACAGCTCCAGTTTCTGCCTTGGCACAAGACATTCGCATCGCGCACGCGCTGCTGGACATCAGCCACGCGGTGGGATCCGTCATGGAATTCGATCGGATTCTGGATACCATCTGCGGAATCACCGCGCGCGTGATGGATACGCAGACCTGCTCTGTGTACCTGCTCGACGAGGAGAAACCTGATTTTCTTGTACTTCGAGCGACGCACGGCCTCAGTCGGGCGGAGGAGCTGGGCGTACGCGGATTCGATCTTGGCGACGGCGTGACCGGTTGGGCGGCATCGCATAACCAGACGGTTGCGCTGGCCGACGCCCGCCATGACGAGCGCTACGCCCGGCTGGACGACACGCAGGAGGAGACGCGCCTGATGGCGTACCTCTGCACCCCGCTCCGCATCCAGGAAGAGGTCGTTGGAGTTCTTTCGGTGCGGCGCGAGCGGTGTGTCGAATGGAGTCAGGAAGAGATCGTATTCGCAGAGATTATCGCTAAACAGGTGGCAATCGTCCTCGAGAAAGCCCGTCTGTACGTTGAGAAGATGGAAGCCGAACGATTGGCGGCCATCGGCATCTCCCTCAGCGAAGTCGCCCACTACATCAAGAACGTCCTTCAGACCATGACGGGCGGCGAGTACTTCGTCGAGTCCGGCCTTCGGAATGGCGACGTCTCAAAGACCGAGCGGGGCTGGCAACTGCTGAAGCGAAGCAACGGCAAGATCCGGGCGCTTGTTCTGAACATGCTGAACTACTCTCGCGGCACACAAGTCGAGTTGGAACGCGGCGACTTGAATGCGCTGATTGCGAACCTTGCGCGCGAGGTCGAGGAGAACACGATGCAGCGCGGCGTGCGCCTTGGCGTCGCAATTGATGAACTGATCCCCAGCATCATGTTCGACGAGCAGGCACTCTACGACGCACTGCTCAACCTGGTGACGAACGCCCTGGACGCGTTGCCCGCGGGGCATCCCGATCCGGAGGTCAAGATCGTCAGTCGCCTCGATCTCAGCGCTGGCTGCGCGCGCATTCAGGTCAGCGACAACGGCTCCGGCATTCCCGAGGAAGTGCAGGCGAAGATGTTCAACCTGTTCTACTCCACAAAGGGACACGGCGGAACCGGTATCGGCCTGGCGGTGACGAAGAAGATCGTCGACGAGCACGGCGGACGGATTTTCTTCGAAACGCAGAAGGATGTCGGCACGACGTTCACGATCGAATTGCCAATCAAGCACTAA
- a CDS encoding site-2 protease family protein translates to MPRHRRPPATRTGQEDTTEASTNVLGLLGRRGIRLGRFFGVDVQLDVSWFFIFFILIFFAANWLGEVPTVTGTQAWVFAILGVVLFFLSLLAHEFGHAFTARAFGIKTHAITLFMFGGAAQMERGPKRPTAEFCIALAGPAVSFITGVAFGVAWYLLRNTSISPGMLNILAYLGSINLILTFFNLIPGFPLDGGMMLRAAIWGVSGSYLLASRIAGGIGRAFGGFLLFWGIAGTLTMLAGANVPVVSSAGPFTALIGWFMMGLAKAQQRHAEVSAVLGDLTVRDLMRPIHAVVPADTLISDVIKYYFGALPGDQFPVVEDQRLLGLITRAQVDAVPERQWDWVRAGEVARPFRREASVPPGLGALDALQLLAGTNITSVPVFQDRRLLGYLFRNDLLQAYESRKSQVGVS, encoded by the coding sequence ATGCCGCGCCACCGGCGCCCGCCCGCAACACGGACGGGTCAGGAAGACACAACGGAGGCTTCGACAAACGTGCTCGGTCTGCTCGGAAGACGAGGTATTCGGCTGGGGCGATTCTTCGGAGTCGACGTCCAATTAGACGTCTCCTGGTTCTTCATCTTCTTCATCCTGATCTTCTTCGCGGCCAACTGGCTGGGCGAAGTCCCAACCGTTACGGGGACACAGGCCTGGGTCTTTGCGATCCTGGGCGTGGTTCTGTTCTTCCTCAGCCTTCTGGCCCACGAGTTCGGGCATGCATTCACCGCCCGCGCGTTCGGCATCAAGACCCACGCGATCACGCTTTTCATGTTTGGCGGCGCGGCCCAAATGGAACGCGGGCCGAAGCGTCCGACCGCCGAGTTCTGCATCGCGCTCGCCGGTCCGGCCGTGTCCTTCATAACAGGTGTCGCCTTTGGCGTCGCGTGGTATCTTCTGCGCAACACAAGCATATCCCCCGGAATGCTCAACATCCTGGCCTATCTAGGCTCCATCAACCTGATCCTGACGTTCTTCAACCTCATCCCGGGATTTCCGCTGGACGGAGGTATGATGCTCCGTGCCGCCATCTGGGGAGTGTCGGGCAGCTATCTGCTGGCGTCGCGGATTGCCGGCGGTATCGGCCGCGCGTTTGGAGGGTTTCTCCTGTTTTGGGGTATCGCGGGAACCTTGACGATGCTCGCCGGAGCCAATGTTCCGGTCGTGTCGTCCGCAGGCCCGTTCACGGCCCTGATCGGCTGGTTCATGATGGGCCTGGCGAAGGCGCAGCAGCGGCATGCCGAGGTGTCAGCGGTGCTCGGCGATCTGACGGTGCGCGACCTGATGCGGCCGATTCACGCTGTCGTGCCGGCCGATACGCTAATCTCAGACGTGATTAAGTACTACTTCGGAGCGCTGCCCGGCGACCAATTCCCGGTGGTAGAGGACCAGCGTCTGCTTGGTCTGATTACACGGGCCCAGGTCGATGCCGTGCCGGAGCGCCAGTGGGATTGGGTCCGCGCCGGAGAAGTGGCTCGGCCATTCCGCCGCGAAGCCTCCGTCCCTCCCGGGCTGGGCGCCCTGGATGCACTGCAATTGCTGGCTGGGACCAATATTACGTCGGTGCCGGTTTTTCAGGATCGCCGACTGCTGGGCTATCTGTTCCGGAATGATCTACTGCAAGCTTACGAGAGCCGGAAGAGCCAGGTCGGCGTCAGTTGA
- a CDS encoding metal-dependent transcriptional regulator: protein MQPTWKEFEGQEVTHSMAHYLMAIQDLLKRQGYARVTDVARELDITPGSASVSLKALKGKGYVSEDHNRFLGLTDEGLRVAHDVHVANRSFVHFFTDVLGVSEEQASIDSCKIEHLVSSETRERLLTFLQYARSDRKISREFLKQFADYHFCCPGPEQCELCETDTCDLQCAGDGNRSGEE, encoded by the coding sequence ATGCAGCCGACTTGGAAGGAATTTGAAGGCCAGGAAGTGACCCATAGCATGGCTCACTACCTGATGGCGATTCAGGACCTCCTGAAGCGTCAGGGCTATGCCCGCGTCACCGACGTGGCCCGGGAACTCGACATCACGCCGGGCTCGGCTTCGGTTAGCCTCAAAGCCCTCAAGGGCAAGGGGTACGTCTCCGAGGACCACAATCGGTTCTTGGGGCTGACGGACGAGGGTCTGCGCGTGGCGCACGATGTCCATGTTGCGAACCGTTCCTTCGTGCATTTCTTCACGGATGTGCTGGGGGTTTCTGAAGAGCAGGCAAGCATCGATTCATGCAAGATCGAGCATCTCGTCAGCAGTGAGACGCGCGAGCGCTTGCTGACCTTTCTGCAGTACGCCCGCAGCGATCGCAAGATCTCCCGCGAGTTTCTAAAGCAGTTTGCCGACTACCACTTCTGCTGTCCCGGTCCGGAGCAGTGCGAGCTTTGCGAGACCGATACGTGCGATCTCCAGTGTGCCGGTGATGGAAACAGGTCCGGCGAAGAATGA
- a CDS encoding SDR family oxidoreductase codes for MTEFFSLADKVVWITGSARRVGREIALACAEAGADIVVHCRSSRDEAEATAAEITALGRRAILVQGDHAVRADVRRMVEEIDRVFGRLDGLVNSAAVFPRVDFEKATDEDFDRAIDSNLRGAFLCSQLALPLLRKKPPSHIINLVDWSVERPYRRYAAYMAAKGGLATLTKALAKELAPDVRVNSISPGPVLEPADLGDKERDAIIAKTLVNRWGTPRDIVRAAIFLLGSDYITGSDVVVDGGRSLA; via the coding sequence ATGACGGAGTTTTTCTCCCTCGCGGACAAGGTTGTGTGGATCACGGGCTCGGCCAGGCGAGTCGGGCGAGAGATCGCACTCGCCTGCGCCGAGGCTGGGGCGGACATTGTCGTTCACTGCCGCAGTTCGCGCGATGAAGCGGAAGCGACTGCCGCGGAGATCACTGCGCTGGGACGCCGTGCAATCTTAGTCCAGGGGGACCATGCAGTCCGCGCCGATGTACGGCGAATGGTCGAAGAAATCGACCGTGTCTTTGGTCGATTGGATGGCCTCGTGAATTCGGCTGCGGTTTTTCCGCGCGTGGATTTCGAGAAGGCCACGGATGAGGACTTCGATCGCGCAATCGATTCGAATTTGCGCGGAGCCTTCCTCTGCAGCCAGCTCGCGCTTCCGCTGCTGCGGAAGAAGCCCCCTTCGCACATTATCAATCTGGTAGACTGGTCCGTGGAGCGCCCGTACCGCAGATACGCGGCCTACATGGCTGCCAAGGGTGGCCTGGCGACGCTGACAAAGGCGCTCGCGAAGGAACTCGCGCCGGATGTACGCGTGAATTCCATCTCGCCCGGGCCGGTGCTCGAGCCGGCCGATCTCGGCGACAAAGAACGCGACGCAATCATCGCGAAGACCCTCGTGAATCGTTGGGGAACTCCGCGAGACATCGTGCGGGCAGCGATCTTTCTGCTCGGATCCGATTACATAACAGGCAGTGATGTCGTCGTGGATGGCGGACGAAGCCTGGCCTGA